From Medicago truncatula cultivar Jemalong A17 chromosome 7, MtrunA17r5.0-ANR, whole genome shotgun sequence, a single genomic window includes:
- the LOC120576943 gene encoding probable disease resistance protein At1g63360: MDGVGKTLLATLVETEVNRKGYNVVWVTISQKFNISKLQDDIAKRIGVKLDEKDENIRVDKLYSTQKEKVVLILDDVWRYIDFQKAGIQPRTNGIKLILTTRLKHVCQQMDFVPNHMLPIMPLNSYDGDG; encoded by the coding sequence ATGGATGGGGTGGGGAAGACTCTGCTTGCAACACTTGTGGAGACCGAAGTAAACAGGAAAGGATATAATGTGGTTTGGGTTACTATTTCCCAAAAGTTTAACATCTCAAAATTGCAAGATGATATCGCAAAAAGAATAGGTGTAAAGCTCGACGAAAAAGATGAGAATATTAGAGTAGACAAGCTGTATTCGACACAGAAGGAAAAAGTAGTTCTTATTTTGGATGATGTTTGGAGGTACATCGATTTTCAGAAAGCTGGAATTCAGCCAAGAACGAATGGCATTAAACTCATTCTGACAACTCGTTTGAAACACGTGTGTCAACAAATGGATTTTGTACCAAATCATATGCTACCGATTATGCCTCTCAATAGCTATGATGGTGATGGTTGA
- the LOC25497664 gene encoding putative disease resistance protein At4g10780, translating to MGRGKHEHCWKHVTRVENGLKWICNYCNDKFSGGASRIQTHLGGKGGGIRRCSNYHEGVHNNMASTSSNPPEAAVINRVYSTQDQGVHGSGGNRSFSESEINQLKQLVIDLKCEEKDIAKQLQWLESRGKKRKPEVDVWLRKLLDMKGSMYDMNNLNGTLDVSELIKNMKRHKKEKPIILSNEFVGRALDLDIQRVFYFLDDDKVFVIGICGMGGVGKTLLATLVEKEGKRKPTFKDVIWITVSHNHSISKLQHDIAKRIGLKLDADDERVRADNLSSVLEKKGKSILILDDVWKYIDLQKVGIHPKVNGIKVILTTRLKHVCDQMNCHPYAIIQIFPLSACEGWELFMLKLGDDGTPKILPYEIEKIARCIVERFKGLPLAINVMARTMKGINDFHQWKHALNKLEKLEMGQMVEEEVFKVLKPSYDNLMEKNLQNCFLYCALLSINDCDWDRDWDEFEKDELIMKLVDHGKINDSMCLEEIFVEGNTILKKLKSHSLISFHYYLVATHPLVRNMACYIWKESQRNAIVRSGKGLTKMHLSHEWATDLELVHMWDCDIEQISEDVSPNCPKLSTLIINKVYISHVPESFFKYMNSLSILDLSDNEELVSLPNSVAGLRSLVSLVLKRCASLIHVPPLGELQALSRLVISVTSIEKLPLGLEKLTNLKWLDLSKNMSLNLELRSFSSYLIKLQYLDLRDTHALNMVEDVQGMNMLECFGGAFDYRCFYQSMQNNLDMSFERIKTYNLILGNVCSASLGDWWHNVNLKRFGAADHETKSIQFGDCDHYSHILPKDLTCLFIIQNNHWVCLCDALSYNTASSLRKIGTSDCQQMESLFCLSGSCSFCTKIHSLEVLKLVSLKSLTVVCKEVFEVRQSLTPFGMFSCLKEFDIIGCNLIEKLFTPQLILQLQNLETITVISCDSMKEIFAESNSDDNDRSIISLPKLTELTLEYLPQLKIVCKGSIRCGSSSSPLSIYDCPSLERQPTFYNF from the exons ATGGGTAGAGGAAAACACGAGCACTGCTGGAAACATGTTACAAGAGTAGAAAATGGTCTTAAATGGATATGCAATTATTGTAATGATAAGTTTAGTGGAGGAGCTTCTAGAATTCAAACACACCTTGGTGGCAAAGGAGGAGGCATTAGGCGATGCTCCAATTATCACGAAGGAGTTCACAACAATATGGCATCCACTTCAAGTAATCCACCAGAAGCTGCTGTGATTAATAGAGTTTATTCAACACAAGATCAAG GTGTGCACGGTAGCGGTGGTAACAGAAGTTTTTCTGAAAGTGAGATTAATCAATTAAAACAATTGGTTATTGATTTAAAATGTGAGGAAAAAGATATTGCAAAACAACTTCAATGGTTGGAGTCTCGGGGAAAAAAGCGCAAACCAGAAGTTGATGTATGGCTGAGAAAATTACTAGATATGAAAGGAAGCATGTATGATATGAATAACTTAAATGGAACTCTTGATGTATCTGAGctgataaaaaatatgaaaagacaCAAGAAAGAGAAACCTATAATTTTGTCGAATGAATTTGTTGGGAGAGCATTAGACCTTGATATCCAGAGAGTATTTTACTTTCTAGATGATGACAAAGTCTTTGTAATTGGCATATGTGGAATGGGAGGTGTGGGAAAAACTTTACTTGCAACTCTCGTGGAGAAGGAAGGAAAAAGGAAACCAACTTTTAAGGATGTGATTTGGATCACTGTTTCTCACAATCATAGCATCTCAAAACTCCAACATGATATAGCAAAAAGAATAGGCTTGAAGCTTGATGCAGATGATGAAAGAGTTAGAGCTGACAACTTGTCTTCGGtattggagaaaaagggaaaatcaattcttattttGGATGATGTTTGGAAATATATTGATTTGCAGAAGGTAGGAATTCATCCAAAAGTGAATGGCATTAAAGTGATTCTAACAACACGTTTGAAACATGTATGTGACCAGATGAATTGCCACCCATATGCTATAATACAAATCTTTCCTCTCAGCGCATGTGAAGGGTGGGAGTTGTTTATGCTAAAACTCGGAGATGATGGCACACCTAAGATACTTCCATATGAAATAGAAAAGATTGCAAGATGTATCGTAGAGAGATTTAAGGGTTTACCACTCGCAATCAATGTGATGGCTAGAACTATGAAAGGGATTAATGACTTTCATCAATGGAAACATGCACTTAACAAACTTGAAAAATTGGAAATGGGACAAATGGTGGAAGAAGAAGTCTTCAAAGTATTAAAGCCTAGCTATGATAATTTGATGGAGAAGAACTTGCAAAACTGTTTTTTGTATTGTGCATTATTATCTATTAATGATTGTGATTGGGATAGGGATTGGGATGAGTTTGAAAAAGATGAGTTGATCATGAAGCTAGTTGATCATGGGAAGATAAATGATAGTATGTGTTTGGAAGAAATATTTGTTGAAGGGAATACCATATTGAAAAAGCTTAAATCCCATTCTTTGATTagttttcattattatttagtAGCCACACATCCCTTGGTGAGAAATATGGCATGTTATATATGGAAAGAGAGTCAGAGGAATGCTATAGTGAGATCGGGTAAAGGATTGACCAAGATGCATCTCTCACATGAATGGGCAACTGATTTAGAGTTAGTTCATATGTGGGATTGTGATATAGAACAAATCTCAGAGGACGTGTCACCTAATTGTCCAAAGTTGTCCAccttaattataaataaagtgTACATTAGTCATGTTCCTGAgagttttttcaaatatatgaaTAGTTTATCAATACTTGATCTATCCGATAATGAAGAACTAGTATCTTTGCCGAACTCGGTGGCTGGGTTGAGGTCTCTTGTTTCTTTAGTTCTCAAAAGATGTGCTTCACTGATACATGTGCCCCCATTGGGAGAATTACAAGCATTGTCAAGATTGGTCATTTCGGTGACTTCCATTGAGAAATTACCACTAGGCTTGGAAAAACTAACCAATTTGAAATGGCTTGATCTATCCAAAAACATGAGTTTGAATTTAGAATTGAGGTCTTTTTCATCCTATTTGATTAAATTGCAATACCTCGATCTCCGAGATACTCATGCTCTAAATATGGTTGAAGATGTTCAAGGGATGAATATGCTTGAATGTTTTGGAGGCGCCTTTGACTACAGATGTTTCTACCAATCCATGCAAAATAACCTTGACATGAGTTTTGAGCGCATCAAAACATACAATCTCATATTAGGAAATGTATGTAGTGCATCATTAGGTGACTGGTGGCATAATGTTAATTTGAAAAGATTTGGTGCAGCTGATCATGAAACTAAGAGTATACAATTTGGAGATTGTGATCAT TACTCCCACATACTGCCTAAAGACCTTACATGTCTgtttataattcaaaataatcatTGGGTTTGCTTATGTGATGCTCTATCATATAACACTGCTTCTTCTTTGAGGAAAATTGGAACTTCTGATTGCCAACAAATGGAGAGCTTGTTTTGTTTATCAGGTTCTTGTTCCTTTTGCACCAAGATTCACAGCCTTGAAGTTTTGAAACTTGTAAGTTTGAAAAGTTTAACCGTTGTCTGTAAAGAAGTTTTTGAAGTTAGACAATCTTTGACACCATTTGGCATGTTCTCTTGTCTAAAAGAATTTGACATTATTGGTTGCAATTTGATAGAGAAGTTGTTTACACCACAATTAATTCTGCAACTTCAAAATCTGGAGACAATAACCGTAATAAGTTGTGATTCAATGAAAGAGATATTTGCAGAGAGCAACAGTGATGACAATGACCGATCCATCATTTCACTTCCTAAGTTGACTGAATTAACCTTGGAGTATTTACCACAATTGAAGATCGTGTGCAAAGGCAGCATACGGTGTGGATCTTCATCTTCACCACTGAGCATCTACGACTGTCCAAGTTTAGAGAGGCAGCcaacattttataatttttga